In Rhizobium sp. WSM4643, the following are encoded in one genomic region:
- a CDS encoding LysR substrate-binding domain-containing protein: protein MTLFNLNDLHLFVQAVDSGSFTAAARHLGIPKSTVSKRVAELERRLGVRLIQRTSRSFALTELGREFFQHAQASIIEAEMAEGIVRRHLAEPAGSVRLTASVPTAQFTLTEHLPTLAARYPKLRLSVHVTDRFVDIVQEGFDIALRSHRTPLPDSALVQRKLASHPFFILASPDYISAHGEPRRPEELAQHATIMTSLTEDQWRLYSGGDEALVTLHSVMAADEPYVLMEMAMAGLGITCLPTSVCRKALADGRLVRVLPEWTAGSIETTILMPHRRGQLPAVRAVVDFLAERLAG from the coding sequence ATGACGCTCTTCAACCTCAACGACCTCCATCTCTTCGTGCAGGCAGTCGACAGCGGCAGCTTCACCGCCGCCGCCAGACATCTCGGCATTCCGAAATCGACCGTGAGCAAGCGGGTTGCGGAGTTGGAGAGGCGGCTTGGCGTGCGGCTGATCCAGCGCACGTCGCGAAGCTTCGCACTGACCGAACTCGGCCGAGAGTTCTTTCAGCATGCCCAGGCCTCGATCATCGAGGCGGAGATGGCCGAGGGCATCGTGCGGCGGCATCTGGCCGAACCTGCCGGCAGCGTTCGCCTGACCGCCTCGGTGCCGACGGCGCAGTTTACCTTGACGGAACATCTGCCGACGCTAGCGGCACGCTATCCGAAGCTCCGGCTCTCCGTGCATGTGACGGACCGTTTCGTCGATATCGTCCAGGAAGGTTTCGACATCGCGCTGCGCAGCCACCGGACGCCGCTGCCGGATTCGGCGCTGGTGCAGCGGAAGCTCGCCAGCCATCCTTTCTTCATCCTCGCCTCGCCGGATTATATCAGTGCCCATGGCGAGCCGCGCCGGCCGGAGGAACTGGCACAGCATGCGACGATCATGACCAGCCTGACGGAGGACCAGTGGCGGCTTTATTCGGGCGGCGATGAGGCTCTCGTCACGCTGCATTCGGTCATGGCCGCGGATGAGCCCTATGTCTTGATGGAAATGGCCATGGCGGGGCTCGGCATCACCTGCCTGCCGACATCCGTCTGCCGCAAGGCGCTGGCGGACGGGCGGCTGGTGCGGGTACTGCCGGAATGGACGGCCGGCAGTATCGAGACGACCATCCTGATGCCGCACCGTCGCGGCCAGCTGCCGGCGGTGCGCGCCGTCGTCGATTTCCTGGCGGAACGGCTGGCGGGATGA
- a CDS encoding glutathione S-transferase family protein, translating to MSPILFYGVPEGCSFGSIVALEWSGLPYRLCRVEMPEIVSSEEYKRINAVGETPSLLLEDGRAISESMAILHHIGARAVGNGLGFVQGSADFDRLNQMLAFLNTTFFKAFGPLWYAIEHPMKPEEKQVLTAYGIAAVEKAHQTLERLLDGREWLLGNGPGLADAYFVGIARWNDFHQVVDRRQFPGLHRLYERMQQEPAVRFAHAIEHRQEAKSSGGFRGEVDLAEALGLLKQAA from the coding sequence ATGTCACCCATATTGTTTTACGGCGTCCCCGAAGGCTGCTCCTTCGGCTCGATCGTCGCGCTGGAATGGTCCGGCCTGCCTTATCGGCTCTGCCGCGTTGAGATGCCGGAAATAGTCTCCAGCGAAGAATACAAACGGATCAACGCAGTCGGCGAAACGCCGTCGCTGCTGCTCGAAGATGGCAGGGCGATCAGCGAAAGCATGGCGATCCTCCACCATATCGGCGCCCGCGCAGTCGGCAACGGTCTGGGTTTTGTGCAGGGGTCGGCGGATTTCGATCGCCTGAACCAGATGCTCGCCTTTCTCAACACCACCTTCTTCAAGGCCTTCGGCCCGCTCTGGTATGCGATCGAGCATCCGATGAAACCCGAGGAGAAGCAGGTCCTCACAGCCTATGGCATCGCCGCGGTCGAAAAGGCGCACCAGACGCTGGAGCGTCTGCTCGACGGCCGCGAATGGCTTCTCGGCAACGGGCCGGGCCTGGCGGATGCCTATTTCGTCGGCATCGCCCGCTGGAACGACTTTCACCAGGTCGTCGACCGCCGGCAGTTTCCCGGCCTGCATCGCCTCTATGAGCGCATGCAGCAGGAGCCGGCCGTGCGTTTCGCCCATGCGATCGAGCATCGGCAGGAGGCGAAAAGCAGTGGCGGTTTCCGCGGTGAGGTCGATCTGGCCGAGGCGCTCGGCCTGTTGAAACAGGCGGCCTGA
- a CDS encoding RidA family protein, which produces MEMIAHNPANGIYAASPDYIHALEVRHPSRLLFVSGTMGLDQQGMAAADLEGQLDLIWSNLRAILTSADMTVDNIVRLTSYLSDGAFIEANQNARLGALNGRAVPTTAIIVETLRDDWLVEIEIIAAG; this is translated from the coding sequence ATGGAGATGATCGCGCACAATCCAGCAAACGGGATCTATGCGGCCAGCCCTGATTACATCCATGCGCTGGAGGTCAGGCATCCATCCCGGCTGCTCTTCGTCAGCGGCACCATGGGTCTCGATCAACAGGGAATGGCGGCGGCCGATCTGGAAGGCCAGTTGGATCTCATCTGGTCCAATCTGCGCGCGATCCTCACTTCCGCTGATATGACGGTGGACAATATCGTGCGGCTGACGAGCTATCTCAGCGACGGCGCCTTTATCGAGGCGAACCAGAATGCCCGTCTTGGAGCCCTTAACGGCCGCGCCGTGCCGACCACGGCGATCATCGTCGAAACGCTCCGCGACGACTGGCTCGTCGAGATCGAAATCATCGCCGCCGGCTGA
- a CDS encoding Lrp/AsnC family transcriptional regulator, whose translation MKNASIGDYSSAERGVCGMVKNTDDLRRRRPQPPVIDAFDRRILAALAADSSQSYARLGEAVGLSAPAVHERVRRLRQSGAITGVHAALDGAALGKPLLAFVHVEAAGWGKSERLMQLLQFPEAEEMHSVAGDASVLFKVRTASPQALEAFLAQIHAVPGVTGTRSYIALSTYLERPVQAGVTDRWPGMPLPE comes from the coding sequence TTGAAGAATGCCAGTATCGGCGATTATTCTTCGGCAGAAAGGGGAGTTTGCGGAATGGTGAAAAATACAGACGATCTTCGGCGGAGACGGCCCCAGCCGCCGGTCATCGATGCCTTCGACCGAAGAATATTAGCCGCGCTCGCCGCCGACAGCAGCCAGAGTTATGCCAGGCTTGGCGAAGCGGTCGGCCTGTCGGCGCCGGCCGTGCATGAGCGTGTGCGCCGCTTAAGACAATCCGGCGCCATCACGGGCGTGCACGCAGCACTCGATGGCGCAGCCCTCGGCAAACCGCTGCTTGCCTTCGTGCATGTGGAGGCGGCCGGCTGGGGCAAGAGCGAGCGGCTGATGCAGCTTCTGCAGTTTCCCGAGGCCGAGGAGATGCATTCGGTCGCCGGCGACGCCAGCGTTCTCTTCAAGGTCCGCACCGCCAGCCCGCAGGCCTTGGAGGCTTTTCTCGCCCAGATCCATGCCGTCCCCGGCGTCACCGGCACCCGCAGCTATATCGCCCTATCCACCTATCTGGAGCGTCCGGTCCAGGCCGGCGTGACCGATCGCTGGCCTGGTATGCCGCTGCCGGAATAA
- a CDS encoding GFA family protein yields the protein MHITGGCHCEAIRYQAEIDPERVSICHCTDCQRLTGSAYRITAPARPGSFTLTSGEPKAYAKYGDSGGLSRQFFCPNCGSPLYRTDGEGGAIGIRVGGIDQRRELVPKKQIWCRSALPGLANIEKLPRFERED from the coding sequence ATGCACATCACCGGAGGATGCCACTGCGAGGCGATCCGCTATCAAGCGGAGATCGACCCGGAGCGGGTCTCGATCTGCCATTGCACCGATTGCCAGCGGTTGACGGGCTCCGCCTATCGCATCACAGCACCAGCGCGGCCGGGAAGTTTCACGCTCACCTCAGGTGAGCCAAAAGCCTATGCAAAATATGGCGACAGCGGCGGTCTCAGCCGTCAATTCTTCTGCCCGAATTGCGGATCGCCGCTCTACCGCACAGACGGCGAAGGCGGCGCCATCGGCATCCGCGTCGGCGGCATCGACCAGCGGCGGGAATTGGTGCCGAAAAAGCAGATATGGTGCCGCTCGGCTTTGCCTGGGCTGGCGAATATCGAAAAGCTGCCACGCTTCGAGAGAGAGGATTAG